A genomic segment from Colletotrichum higginsianum IMI 349063 chromosome 5, whole genome shotgun sequence encodes:
- a CDS encoding Major facilitator superfamily transporter, whose protein sequence is MTSQQPVAKASPPGSITSSDRGGLESKTPAIDDKRPVDAAPPTAPALATQENQRMEAALGDAILRFFRIRKGPKGDEYDLDAIATQPSIWDSENVEEYKSLYIHPQWENWSAFDPNFRWTWREERETRRKVDWKIMLWACIMFAALNIDRNNISNAVSDNMLDDLNLTRGDYNLGQTISRVGFLVAELPSQLISKRIGPDLWIPIQICLFSTISGAQFFLKGRASFLATRYLMRPTSATFQGGFIPDTILYLSYWYTGTSLPIRLAWFWMSSQLVDIGVGFAAVGLVSMRGILGYEGWRWLFLIEGAFTFLVGLASFFLMPQCPSKTKSWWNPKGYFTEKEEKIIVNSVIRDDPQKGGMYNRQGLSVKQIWECSKDYDMWPLYILGLLFGLPKYPVNQYLTLSFRGLGFNVIETNLLSIPNVVGSCLTMLIITAVSELLNNRSFVAMAEDAWLLPCFVALIALPDPISSWAYFAIATVLLSFPYTHPIQVAWTSRNAGSVQNRTVSASLYNMWVQVSGMIGANIYQPSDSPRYFKANTGLLVICVWMCLVQYPATYFYYNWRNKSKAKKWDAMTPEQQHDYRANTTDKGNKRLDFRFAT, encoded by the exons ATGACTTCCCAGCAACCGGTAGCAAAGGCCTCGCCGCCAGGGTCCATCACCTCCTCCGACCGCGGCGGGCTCGAATCCAAGACGCcggccatcgacgacaagcGCCCCGTCGACGCGGCGCCCCCGACGGCACCCGCGCTGGCGACGCAGGAGAACCAGCGTATGGAAGCGGCGCTCGGAGACGCGATCCTCCGCTTCTTCAGAATCCGCAAGGGCCCCAAGGGCGACGAGTACGACCTCGATGCG ATCGCCACGCAACCCAGCATTTGGGATTCCGAAAACGTCGAAGAGTACAAGAGCCTCTACATCCACCCGCAATGGGAGAACTGGTCCGCCTTCGACCCGAACTTCCGCTGGACGTGGAGGGAAGAGCGTGAAACGCGCCGCAAGGTTGACTGGAAGATCATG CTCTGGGCCTGTATCATGTTTGCGGCCCTCAACATCGACAGAAACAACATCTCCAACGCCGTCTCGGACAACATGCTCGACGACCTGAACCTGACTCGCGGCGACTAC AACCTCGGCCAAACCATCTCTCGAGTCGGTTTCCTCGTTGCCGAACTTCCGTCCCAGTTGATCTCCAAGCG TATCGGTCCCGATTTGTGGATTCCCATCCAGATTTGCCTGTTTTCCACCATTTCCGGCGCGCAGTTCTTCCTCAAGGGACGGGCTTCCTTCCTCGCTACAAGATACCTGAT GCGGCCAACCAGCGCGACGTTCCAAGGTGGCTTCATCCC CGACACGATCCTCTACCTCAGTTACTGGTACACCGGTACATCG CTTCCGATCCGCTTGGCCTGGTTCTGGATGTCTTCGCAGCTGG TCGATATTGGAGTCGGtttcgccgccgtcggacTCGTATCCATGCGTGGTATCCTTGGCTACGAGGGCTGGAGGTGGCTTTTCCTCATCGA GGGCGCCTTCACTT TCCTCGTGGGATTGGCGTCGTTCTTCCTCATGCCCCAGTGCCCGTCCAAGACAAAGAGCTGGTGGAACCCCAAGGGCTACTTCAccgagaaggaagagaagatcATTGTCAACTCTG TGATTCGCGATGACCCCCAAAAGGGAGGAATGTACAACCGACAAGGTCTCTCCGTCAAGCAGATCTGGGAGTGCTCCAAGGACTACGACATGTGGCCTCTGTACATCCTGGGCCTGCTGTTCGGCCTGCCAAAGTACCCCGTCAACCAGTACCTGACGCTCTCGTTCCGAGGCCTGGGATTCAACGTCATCGAGACCAACCTGCTGTCCATCCccaacgtcgtcggctcATGTCTCACCATGCTCATCATCACAGCCGTCAGCGAGCTGCTGAACAACCGCAGTTTCGtggccatggccgaggacgccTGGCTTCTGCCCTGCTTCGTGGCGCTGATTGCGCTGCCGGATCCGATCAGTTCCTGGGCGTACTTTGCCATTGCTACAGTACTGCTGTCGTTCCCATA CACACATCCTATCCAAGTGGCATGGACTAGCAGAAATGCCGGCTCGGTCCAGAACAGAACAGTCTCGGCTTC GCTCTACAATATGTGGGTGCAAGTCAGTGGCATGATTGGTGCGAACA TCTACCAACCCAGCGACTCGCCCCGATACTTCAAAGCCAACACAGGTCTCCTGGTCATCTGTGTGTGGATGTGT CTGGTGCAATACCCGGCGACGTACTTCTACTACAATTGGAGAAACAAgtccaaggccaagaagtgGGATGCCATGACGccagagcagcagcacgacTACCGCGCCAACACTACCGACAAAGGAAACAAGCG GCTCGATTTCCGCTTCGCGACTTAG